In Puniceicoccus vermicola, the genomic stretch CCCGAGATGACCGGGGCGCACCGACGCGCCGAACCATAGTGCTTCCACGCTATCCGGAACTTCGGAGGCAGGGCCCAAATTGGAGAGCGCAATGGGAAAGCCGAACTCCTTTTGCTCTTCGGATCGGAAAGGATCGATCGCGGAGTCGACCATCGCCGGATTGAATTTCTCGGGGCCGGTAATCGCTGTCGTCATCGCGTGGTCGAGTTGCCTGCCGAGAACCGCCCCGAGACGGGGAGAGTGAATCGAATCCGAGTCCGGCGCGTAAACTAAGGCATTTCCGATCAAACATCCCATGTTCTCGTCCGCGATAGGAGGTGCCATTCGTTTGCGTACGCTTACGGGGAGGATGAGCGAGGGAGACGAGGGGAATCCCGGTAATGTCACATTTGCGTTCTGGAGAATGGATTCCATCAGAAGGCTATTCACCGTAATGCCCTGACGGTGACTTTTTTCCTGAACGGGTCCGATTGGAGTGCTGCGCAAAATACTTCGGCAGGTCCTCTCGGGCAGTGGTTTGGATTGAGCGAATTTCCAGCTTACGTTCTGTGAAGGGGTGGGGAGTGGAACGTCATAGGTCTCTTTGCTTTTGGCGACTAGAGATTCGACCGCAGGAAGAAGCGGAAGCGGATCCCCGGAGGGAGCACCTTCGGCGATTCGGATGATCTCAAGGAGTAAAGACCGAGCGGCTGTTCCATCGGCGATCGCGTGGTGAATCTTAAGATAGAGGTGCGGAGTGCTACCTCGCTTCGTCCCGATTTGCCATAACAGGGGTCCAACGGGCAGGGAGGAGTTAATCAGAGTCTCAAATCCAGTCAGGGGCTCTTCGGTAATGTCAGCGATAGCCGGTGTAGGGAATTCGCTGCATTCGACAAACTGGAGCCCGTTCGGGCTGGGGTCGATCCGGCACCGAAGCAGCGGATGGCGAGCCTGAACCGCTAAAATTGCCTGCTCAAGAGTCGCAATGGGAATTGCTTTTTGTAGTCGTGCGACGACGACCGTGACGAGGCCGGCCCCCAGGTCGGTGTAGAAATGGTGGAGAAAAGTCTCTGCGAATCCGAGTTTACGAAACCGAGGCATTGCTCAGTGCGCTGCGATAATTCTCCAGAGCTGCGCCAAGTTGGCCGTCGTTGGCGGCGCCTCCCATGGCCATGTCTGGCTTTCCTCCACCTTTGCCGCCGAGTGCTTCGGCAAGCTTTCGGATTTGTTCCCCAGCCGGGAAGCCTACTTCGATGGCTTTCGGGCTGGCCAGTGAAACGATCGAAATTTTCTTTCCCATCTCGGCGCCCAAAACTACGAACCCTTCTCCAAGCTTTCCGAGAGTTTGGGCTGCGGTTCCCCGAAGTTCGTTTGGATTGGTGGCTTCCGCTTTGGCGATAATCGCTTTGAGACCGGGTCCGATCTCAATGGCGGATTCGAGGGCAGCCTGCGCCTGCCCCGCGGCTTCTTTCTGTCGCACGCGGGTCAACTCTTTCTCGAGGTCGGATCGCTGCTTCAGCAAAGTGTCGAGTCGCTTTTCGATTTCTTGTGGCTGGCATCCCAGACGCTTGGCCATATGGTGCAGTTGGTTGAAATTGTCTTCAGCAAGTCGATACGAGGCCTTTCCGCAGACAGCTACAATTCGGCGCACTCCGGCAGCAATTCCGCTCTCGGAGACGATCTTGAATAGGCCGATCTCTCCGGTGTTGCGGACGTGGGTTCCGCCGCAGAGTTCTTTGGAGAATCCGCCAATGTCCACGATCCGAACTTCAGATCCGTATTTCTCTCCGAATACAGCAACGACGTCTTCGGGCTTTTCGCGGAATGGCACCTCGTACCAATGGACCGGCCGATTGAGGAGGATTCCCTCGTTGACCAAACGCTCAATCTCATCGATCTGCTCTTCGGTCAGGGCTTCGTAGTGGTTGAAATCGAATCGTAGTTGATTCTCAGTCACGAGCGATCCCGCCTGCTGAACATGGTCGCCGAGAAGTTTGCGCAAGGCCCAGTTGAGAATGTGAGTCGCGGAGTGGTGTCTCTGGATGGCGCGGCGACGATATGCGTCTACCCGAGGCTCGACCGTTTTGCCAACAAGATTGGTAAGTTCAGGGGAGGGATCGGTGACGAGGTGGAGGAACTCGCCGCCGGGCCCTTTCTGTGTGCGGGCGATTGGAATCTCCGTGCCATTGAAAACGATCGTTCCGGAGTCGCCTACCTGCCCCCCCATTTCGGCGTAGAAGGGACTTTCGTCGAGGAGAATTGCTTTCGCGCCGTCGGGGGCATCCAGGACGGCGGTAACGGTAGCTTCGGTGCCTTGCAGTTGATCGGCATGGTAACCGCGGAAATGAGTCGGGTCGATATTGGAGGGAGTTTTGACCGATATGGTTTCTTTGACTTGAGCGGCGCGGCCTTTAGCCCGCTGCTTTTCCATTTCGCGTTCGAATCCTTCGGTATCGACTTTGATACCGCGTTCGCGGGCGAGGATCTCCGTGAGGTCGAGGGGAAACCCGTACGTGTCATACAGTGTAAAAGCTTCTTCGCCGCTGATGACCTCATCTTCGCATTGTTTTTCAAAGAGTTGGAGACCTCGGTCGATCGTTTTCTCGAATGCAGACTCCTCGGATTCAAGAACCTTGCGAATCACCACTTCCTGTTTCTTTAATTCGGGAAAGGCCTCGGACATTTTCTCGATAAGAACAGGCGCGAGGTTGGCGAAAAATCCGTTGGGTAGATTCAACCGTTTGCCGAACATGACCGCGCGTCGGAGGATGCGTCGGAGGACGTAGTTGCGGCCTTCATTTCCCGGTAGGATTCCGTCTGCAATCGAGAAGGAGAGGGTGCGGATATGGTCGGCGATGACCCGGAATACGCAGTCTTTGATCTCTTCTTTCGTTAGCTTTTCATCGCCCTCGGGCATCGTATAGGTGTACCGGGCGTCGCATTGCGACTCAAGGTGACTGAACAGGTCTGTGAACAGATCGCTGTTGTAGTTGCTCGGAGGCTGCGAGAAATCTGTGAAGTTTTTGGTGGTCGCGAGAATTCCCGCCACACGTTCAAACCCCATCCCAGTATCGACGTGGCGGGCGGGAAGATCGACAAAACTGCCGTCCGGATTCGCATTGAACTGGATGAAGACAAGATTCCAAATCTCGATACACCAGGGTGAATCCTGGTTCACGAGGTCCCCATTGGTATCGCCCTCGGGGGTTAGGTCGATGTGAACTTCGGAGCAGGGGCCGCAGGGACCCGTGTCGCCCATCATCCAAAAATTGTCTTTCTTATTTCCGGTGAGGACGTGCTTCTTGGGGTCGAGTCCGGCTTTTTCAAAGATACGGGACCAGATGGCGCTGGCTTCTTCGTCGAAACTGGCTGGGTCTCTGGGGCCAGGTTGATAGACGGTGGCGTAGAGGCGCTCTTTGGGGAATCCCCAGACTGCGGTCAGCAGCTCCCAGGCATACTCGATGGCTTCTTCCTTGAAGTAGTCCCCAAACGACCAATTCCCGAGCATCTCGAAAAAGGTGTGGTGATAGGTGTCGAAACCAACGTCCTCCAAGTCATTGTGTTTACCACCAGCGCGAATGCATTTTTGGGTATCCGCCGCACGGTTGAAGGGAGCTTTCTCTTCCTCGAGGAAGTAGGGCACGAACTGGTTCATCCCCGCGTTGGTGAACAGCAGGTTCGGCGAAGTGGGCATCAACGAGGCCGAAGGCACGATCTCGTGCCCCTTCGAACGGAAATGATCAAGAAATGACTGGCGAATCTCGGATGAGAGCATCCCTTCAATAAGAAGGAACAAATCGGTGGATTCAATCCAGAAGGGGAGGGTGTTTGATCGTTAGGTCTATCCTGCCGGTTTCAAGGGAGCGCAGTGCTTTAGCTTGCGGGCGGAGTCCCAATAGGATTTCAGAAGCGCGGCCTCCCGGCTTTCGCGGAGCTTCTTATACCGAATTTAGTTAGTTTTGACCGTTATGGTGCAGCGCAGAATCGAAGCAGCGCAAGGCGCAGGGATTGGATTCGTATCGAGATACGCTCCGATCCCTGCAACGCCGCGACCTTCGATTCTGGGCGCATCCCCCTGGGACGGGCGGGAAATGAGCCTGAGCAGCGTTAGCCCAAATGGCACGGGTCGCAGACCCGCCCCCAATTGGGCCGCCTCGCTCAGACTCATTTCCCATCCCGCCATAACTATCAAAACTTCCTAAATTCGGTATTACTGCGGGTAAGGAAGCACGACGCTACGCCAGCAGTCCCCTGCTTTTACTTCTCAACCTTGGTAAAGGGAATCGGCGCCCCTTCGGAATGGTCGACCAGCGTCAGGACTTTCCCATCCTCGACCGCAAACGTTACGTCTACTTTTCCCGTGCGGAGGTCTTCATTCGGATTGGTGTGGCGTCCGATGAAGTCGTTGGAGCCAGCTGCGGTTGGAACCAGCTCCAAGGTCTGTTCGGGGGTGCGGACGAAGGTGAGCCGATTGCCGGTGACCTCGATCGTAGCGGTGCCGAGCAGATCGCTGTGATATTGGCCAGCATAATTGGCGAGATCCAGAGCGGGTTGGATGTCCGATGCTGCCAGTTGCTGCCACTCCTCTTCGGCTTCATCTCGTTGGGTGATCTTGTTTTCGTAGCGGGTGAGAGGCTGAGATTCCTGATCATCTCCATCGATTCCGGCGACATGGTCGACGATCTGATAGAAGACGGCTGTGCGAAATTCGCAGTCATCGAGGTTCGTCAGCATGGCCACACCCAATCCCAGTTCGGGAACGAGTCCCACCCAAGCGCTCATTCCGTCGATGTTGCCGTTGTGCCAGACGAGTCGCAGCCCTTTGTAGCTCTCAGTCGTCCAACCGAGGCAGTACGAATGAAGTTGGAAGGGGGAGTTGCGTACGGCTCCGTCGGGAGAGATCGACCACATCGGAGTTTGGGAGGTATGCAGATAGCGAAGGGTTCCCTCGGTCAGGAGGGGAACTTCGCTTTGCCCCAAATGGAGCTTCAACCAGGGGACAAGGTTGCTGGCGGTGGACATGATTGAGCCAGCGGGTCCGATGTTCGTCATGTCGCGGTAGGGCACGGGGATTAGCTGATTGTCGTATCCCAAGAGATGCGGAGAGGCCACATTGTCCATGTCCTCGACCCCAACATTGGTGGGAAGAGAACGGTCCATGCCCAGAGGCGCGAAAATCTCAGCCTCTAAAAACTCCGCCCAAGTTTGGTCGACCAAGTGAGGGATCATCTCCCCTGCGAGGAGAAACATGGTGTTGCGGTATTGAAACTGGTAGCGAAATCCTTCGCTGATGGGGACATATTGCAGTCGATCGATGATCTCTTCTTTCGTCAGCCCGGAGCCATACCAGAGTGCTTCCGAGACCGCGCTGAGCCCACTGTGGTTCGAGGGGAGGTCGCTGAGGCGAATCTCTTGGGTGACCCAAGGGTCGGAAAGTTTAAAGTCCGGATCAATTTCGTGGATCTTGGTATTCCATTGGACTTCATCTTGGTCGACGAGCATCCCCAGGGCAGTGGCGGTGAAAGCCTTGGATGCTGACCCGATGGCAAAAACCGTATTTTCGTCGACGGGCTCGGAACCTCCGGCTTCGCGAACTCCATAGCCT encodes the following:
- the alaS gene encoding alanine--tRNA ligase, which encodes MLSSEIRQSFLDHFRSKGHEIVPSASLMPTSPNLLFTNAGMNQFVPYFLEEEKAPFNRAADTQKCIRAGGKHNDLEDVGFDTYHHTFFEMLGNWSFGDYFKEEAIEYAWELLTAVWGFPKERLYATVYQPGPRDPASFDEEASAIWSRIFEKAGLDPKKHVLTGNKKDNFWMMGDTGPCGPCSEVHIDLTPEGDTNGDLVNQDSPWCIEIWNLVFIQFNANPDGSFVDLPARHVDTGMGFERVAGILATTKNFTDFSQPPSNYNSDLFTDLFSHLESQCDARYTYTMPEGDEKLTKEEIKDCVFRVIADHIRTLSFSIADGILPGNEGRNYVLRRILRRAVMFGKRLNLPNGFFANLAPVLIEKMSEAFPELKKQEVVIRKVLESEESAFEKTIDRGLQLFEKQCEDEVISGEEAFTLYDTYGFPLDLTEILARERGIKVDTEGFEREMEKQRAKGRAAQVKETISVKTPSNIDPTHFRGYHADQLQGTEATVTAVLDAPDGAKAILLDESPFYAEMGGQVGDSGTIVFNGTEIPIARTQKGPGGEFLHLVTDPSPELTNLVGKTVEPRVDAYRRRAIQRHHSATHILNWALRKLLGDHVQQAGSLVTENQLRFDFNHYEALTEEQIDEIERLVNEGILLNRPVHWYEVPFREKPEDVVAVFGEKYGSEVRIVDIGGFSKELCGGTHVRNTGEIGLFKIVSESGIAAGVRRIVAVCGKASYRLAEDNFNQLHHMAKRLGCQPQEIEKRLDTLLKQRSDLEKELTRVRQKEAAGQAQAALESAIEIGPGLKAIIAKAEATNPNELRGTAAQTLGKLGEGFVVLGAEMGKKISIVSLASPKAIEVGFPAGEQIRKLAEALGGKGGGKPDMAMGGAANDGQLGAALENYRSALSNASVS
- a CDS encoding serine hydrolase, translated to MNYSLARLSFSIALPFIGLFSASLPCSAAESTLPPDLDSYIESGMSEWQLPGLSIAVVKDGESILVKGYGVREAGGSEPVDENTVFAIGSASKAFTATALGMLVDQDEVQWNTKIHEIDPDFKLSDPWVTQEIRLSDLPSNHSGLSAVSEALWYGSGLTKEEIIDRLQYVPISEGFRYQFQYRNTMFLLAGEMIPHLVDQTWAEFLEAEIFAPLGMDRSLPTNVGVEDMDNVASPHLLGYDNQLIPVPYRDMTNIGPAGSIMSTASNLVPWLKLHLGQSEVPLLTEGTLRYLHTSQTPMWSISPDGAVRNSPFQLHSYCLGWTTESYKGLRLVWHNGNIDGMSAWVGLVPELGLGVAMLTNLDDCEFRTAVFYQIVDHVAGIDGDDQESQPLTRYENKITQRDEAEEEWQQLAASDIQPALDLANYAGQYHSDLLGTATIEVTGNRLTFVRTPEQTLELVPTAAGSNDFIGRHTNPNEDLRTGKVDVTFAVEDGKVLTLVDHSEGAPIPFTKVEK